The Candidatus Cloacimonadota bacterium sequence TGGGCAAAAGACAAAAATATCGGCTATAAATTGATCAATACAAGATCGGAAACGATCACGGAAAAACCAAGCTTCAAATATGCTTTTCAGAAACGAAGATGTTTGATCCTCGCAAATGGTTTTTATGAGTGGCGTAAGAAAGACAAACAACCTTTTTATATTTTTTTGAAAGACAGGGAATTATTCTCTTTCGCAGGGATCTGGGAAGGATGGAAATCTCCTGAAGGGAAAGAGATAAAATCCTGTTCTATCATCACCACGATTCCAAATGAAAAAATCCGCGATTTTCATCCCCGCATGCCTGCGATCTTATCCAGAAAAGATGAATCAAAATGGCTTTCTAACCAAATTCCGGAAGAACTTCTTTCCCTATTAAAACCATATCCTGCCCACGAAATAGATTTTCACGAAGTAGGTAAAACAGTCAATTCGGTTGACAATAATTCACAGGATTTAATTTTGCCGATTATGGAATAATATGTGCTTTTCATTGAAAAATGAAAAATGAAGGAGTGAAAGATGAAGAATGAAAAGTTTAAAGGATTTATCCTGACCGTAATAATTATATTTATCGTAAGCAGCATTATTGCAAATAATAGCCAGTTAACAGGCAATGATATCGTCAAACTCGGAACTCTGGAAACAATTTCCGGAAAACTGTTTGAAGATGACGAAGAATGGTTTATCAAGGCAGATAATGGAGTTATACAACTGCATTTTGGTCCTCAAGAATTTCTGGAATCAAAAGAAGTAGTGTTAGAAGGAAAGAAAGATTTCTCCCTAACCGGCTTTTTGTTTGAGAGTGATATGGCTGTTGTCAACTTTGTGTTCAATGATGAATTGATCGAACTTCGAACCGAAAAAGGCGAACCTTTATGGAAAGACAGCGAATTTTCCAATAACAGGAATAAAACTTATCTTGTTGATTCGAAAAAATGTATTGGCTGTCAGCTGTGCGTAAATGTTTGTCCTGTTAAAGCGATCACTATGAAGAACGGAAGAGCAGTAATCGATGCCGACAAATGTATAAATTGCGGGATCTGTGAAAATGGTGATGGACAGAATTATAAAGGTTGTCCGGTTAAAGCGATTTCAAAAAATTACTAAATTTTAATATATCAAAATATGAGTTAAGTAAGGTTTTAGTCCAT is a genomic window containing:
- a CDS encoding SOS response-associated peptidase → MCGRFALFSSVQAIIDYADSLNSIERFKENYNVAPGQKILAVTRKTDGNHLEFFKWGLIPFWAKDKNIGYKLINTRSETITEKPSFKYAFQKRRCLILANGFYEWRKKDKQPFYIFLKDRELFSFAGIWEGWKSPEGKEIKSCSIITTIPNEKIRDFHPRMPAILSRKDESKWLSNQIPEELLSLLKPYPAHEIDFHEVGKTVNSVDNNSQDLILPIME
- a CDS encoding 4Fe-4S dicluster domain-containing protein, whose amino-acid sequence is MAVVNFVFNDELIELRTEKGEPLWKDSEFSNNRNKTYLVDSKKCIGCQLCVNVCPVKAITMKNGRAVIDADKCINCGICENGDGQNYKGCPVKAISKNY